A single window of Methylacidimicrobium sp. AP8 DNA harbors:
- a CDS encoding TrlF family AAA-like ATPase, translating to MGEQYTYARFWRCALQVNPVGYNSSYRGVDHGLDECSYNQALLQKCLELDIKVVGLADHGNVASVDTLRQLLREHGIVLFPGFEIASNDKTHYVCLFPEDTTVQQLERYLGRLELCDPADGIRPSQLSSEKLIEEVDRLGGFIYAAHCTQKNGLLKNRLDHVWKHPKLRAAQIPGSIDDLAGVEDGFYRRVFLNKDDNYRRERPVAAINAKDVAKPNDLDHPSATCLVKMTRPTFAAFKVAFLDPISRVRLNSQQAPSPIGKIVRMTVDGGYLDGVRIDFSDHLNTVIGGRGTGKSTLLECLRFALGVPPKGRLALKYHQDIINENLGRAAGRVELTVVSSAQNGRVYTISRRYAKPPIVRDVDGNVSTLHPRDLLPCIDIYGQNEIYELARDEASRLQLLDRFLPPDTKYEEKVDSVRRRLTENQQKLTKALSYLDELHTQIERLPKLEEQLRGFEELGIKDKLAKTPLLAREREIAKAARDSVQSFYDTLSSMRDSLPDLGFISDEALDGLPDAAQLSSMRETLDELKKEFAEHLSAMQALLDDRRGQFTTQYGLWEQAIQAHDAELEKALRSLPAAAGKNGQEVGVAYQKLVADIERIKPLRSRVSTHESQLEALRQERRNLLAELSDLRGQRIQALQRAAKKLNKKLEGKLKVEIVPEAVRTPLMNFLLGCKLDGIGEKRLSFIEEAEAISPLSLAQSIRNGAADVQRDWGVTQMVAEALTKLQPSQLMEMEALELEHRVEIFLNVSHDQSHPAFRPLSKLSMGQQCTAVLHMLLLENADPLVVDQPEDNLDNAFIADRIVAELRGAKTSRQFLFATHNANIPVFGDAEWIGVFTAAENHGSLGLEAQGSIDVPEIRDQVARILEGGRDAFIQRKEKYEF from the coding sequence ATGGGCGAGCAATACACCTACGCACGATTCTGGCGATGCGCGCTACAGGTAAATCCTGTCGGCTATAACAGCTCTTACAGAGGAGTTGATCACGGTCTGGATGAATGCAGTTACAACCAAGCGCTGCTTCAAAAGTGCCTTGAGTTAGATATTAAGGTTGTCGGTCTAGCCGATCACGGCAACGTGGCTAGCGTCGATACGTTGCGTCAGCTGCTAAGAGAGCACGGCATTGTGTTGTTCCCGGGCTTCGAGATCGCATCAAACGATAAGACTCACTACGTCTGCCTCTTCCCTGAGGACACTACGGTGCAGCAGCTTGAACGCTACCTCGGTCGCCTCGAGCTGTGTGATCCGGCGGATGGGATCCGACCTTCTCAGCTAAGTTCAGAAAAGTTAATCGAAGAGGTCGATCGACTGGGTGGCTTCATCTACGCTGCACACTGCACCCAGAAAAACGGACTGCTCAAAAACCGACTGGACCACGTATGGAAGCATCCCAAGTTGCGCGCGGCCCAGATTCCTGGGTCGATAGACGACCTCGCGGGCGTTGAAGATGGCTTTTATCGCAGGGTGTTTTTGAACAAGGACGACAACTACCGTCGTGAACGGCCTGTGGCCGCGATCAATGCCAAGGATGTGGCCAAGCCTAATGACTTGGATCATCCCAGCGCAACATGCTTGGTCAAGATGACACGGCCTACGTTCGCTGCGTTCAAGGTCGCCTTCCTCGATCCGATATCGCGAGTTCGGCTTAACTCGCAGCAGGCACCGAGCCCAATTGGCAAGATTGTACGCATGACCGTGGATGGCGGTTACCTTGATGGTGTCCGCATAGATTTTTCCGACCACCTCAACACGGTGATCGGCGGCCGTGGGACGGGTAAGTCAACGTTGCTTGAATGCCTGCGCTTTGCATTGGGTGTACCACCTAAGGGCAGGCTGGCTCTGAAGTACCACCAAGATATCATCAATGAGAACCTTGGTCGCGCGGCTGGCCGTGTTGAGCTGACTGTAGTGTCTTCCGCTCAGAATGGCAGGGTGTATACCATCTCGCGCCGTTACGCCAAGCCTCCGATAGTTCGCGACGTGGATGGCAATGTCTCCACTTTGCATCCGCGCGACTTGCTTCCCTGTATCGACATTTACGGGCAGAACGAAATTTACGAGTTGGCCCGAGATGAGGCTAGTCGATTGCAACTATTGGATCGCTTCCTGCCTCCGGACACGAAGTATGAAGAGAAGGTCGATAGCGTACGTCGGCGCTTAACGGAAAATCAGCAGAAACTCACAAAGGCCCTTTCTTACCTTGACGAGCTGCATACGCAGATTGAGCGTTTACCGAAGTTGGAAGAGCAGCTTCGCGGGTTTGAAGAGCTTGGTATCAAGGACAAGTTAGCCAAGACCCCATTGTTGGCACGCGAGCGTGAGATTGCGAAGGCTGCGCGCGATAGCGTACAGAGTTTTTACGACACGCTTTCATCAATGCGTGATAGCTTGCCTGACCTTGGCTTCATCAGCGATGAGGCATTGGATGGGTTGCCAGACGCTGCCCAGTTGTCCTCTATGCGGGAAACGCTGGACGAACTTAAGAAGGAGTTTGCCGAGCATCTGTCTGCTATGCAGGCCTTGCTTGACGACCGGAGAGGACAGTTCACCACACAGTATGGCTTATGGGAGCAGGCTATCCAAGCGCACGACGCCGAACTAGAAAAAGCGCTTCGGTCGTTACCTGCTGCTGCTGGAAAGAACGGGCAGGAGGTCGGTGTTGCCTATCAAAAATTGGTAGCGGATATCGAGCGGATCAAGCCCTTGAGGTCGCGGGTTTCCACTCATGAGTCTCAGCTAGAAGCCTTACGTCAGGAGCGACGCAACCTATTGGCCGAGCTATCTGATTTGCGTGGTCAGCGCATACAGGCTTTGCAAAGGGCTGCAAAGAAGCTGAATAAGAAGCTTGAAGGAAAGCTCAAGGTGGAAATCGTGCCGGAAGCTGTCCGAACGCCATTAATGAACTTCCTGTTAGGCTGCAAGCTTGATGGCATTGGCGAAAAGCGGCTTTCGTTCATTGAGGAGGCTGAGGCGATTAGTCCATTGTCGTTAGCTCAGTCGATTCGGAATGGCGCTGCCGACGTGCAACGCGACTGGGGTGTCACGCAAATGGTGGCCGAAGCTCTCACCAAGCTTCAACCGTCTCAGCTCATGGAAATGGAGGCATTGGAACTAGAGCATCGTGTGGAAATCTTCCTGAACGTTTCGCACGACCAATCCCATCCGGCATTTCGGCCTCTCAGCAAGCTCTCGATGGGCCAGCAGTGCACGGCGGTCCTGCACATGCTATTGCTTGAGAACGCTGATCCCCTTGTGGTGGATCAGCCGGAAGACAACCTGGACAACGCCTTCATCGCGGATCGGATCGTAGCCGAGTTGAGAGGGGCAAAGACCAGCCGTCAGTTCTTGTTTGCGACGCACAATGCGAACATTCCAGTGTTCGGTGATGCTGAGTGGATTGGAGTGTTCACAGCGGCTGAGAACCACGGGAGCCTCGGCTTGGAAGCGCAAGGCTCAATTGACGTTCCTGAGATTCGTGACCAAGTCGCTCGCATCCTAGAGGGTGGCCGTGACGCATTCATCCAGCGCAAAGAGAAGTACGAGTTCTAA
- the hisD gene encoding histidinol dehydrogenase: MTSPYRVLRSDREDPTVLRRELRRRTFPNPGLAERVRAILQRVETKGDQALVELTAELDRIALTPSELCRTEAPEPPAAPVRKTLRWSLGNVRRFARASRPRDWRMRNREGAWVGERFLPLDRIGVYVPGGTAPLISTAIMTIPFAREAGVREIVAVSPPPIHPVLYYALRIAGATEVYAVGGAQAVAALAYGTESIRPVDKIFGPGNAYVVEAKRQLFGLVAIDLLPGPSEVAVVADEGARAEFVAADLLAQAEHGSSSRILLLTPSAKMLEMVLSRIEEEIETLPRRSMVESVLRDNALFVLTRSLEEALDLVGEFAPEHLSLAVRHPRSAAKRVRHCGAIYLGDYSAVAAGDFLAGPSHTLPTGGSARAFDGLRMDHFFHRTSLVEYTRSAIARVEPKIALFAEIEGLAAHGRSASVRVAGRGRHKENGPFLRGRPPSAKVR, encoded by the coding sequence GTGACGAGCCCTTACCGAGTTCTCCGCAGCGACCGGGAAGATCCTACCGTGCTCCGCCGGGAACTCCGCCGCCGGACTTTCCCGAATCCCGGGCTCGCCGAGCGGGTTCGCGCTATCTTGCAGCGGGTCGAAACCAAAGGGGACCAGGCGCTTGTCGAGCTCACTGCAGAGCTCGACCGCATAGCCTTGACACCTTCGGAGCTTTGCCGGACGGAAGCGCCCGAGCCTCCTGCTGCGCCGGTCCGCAAGACCCTGCGCTGGTCGCTCGGCAACGTGCGCCGGTTCGCACGTGCTTCGCGGCCGAGGGACTGGCGGATGCGGAACCGTGAAGGCGCCTGGGTCGGTGAACGCTTTCTCCCTCTCGACCGGATCGGAGTCTATGTGCCGGGAGGAACCGCCCCTTTGATCTCCACGGCCATCATGACGATCCCTTTCGCCCGGGAGGCCGGAGTCCGGGAGATCGTGGCGGTTAGTCCCCCGCCGATTCATCCCGTTCTCTACTATGCGCTTCGCATCGCGGGAGCCACGGAGGTCTACGCGGTGGGCGGGGCTCAAGCGGTTGCGGCGCTCGCCTACGGCACGGAGAGCATCCGTCCAGTCGACAAGATCTTCGGACCGGGAAACGCCTATGTGGTCGAGGCGAAGCGCCAGCTTTTCGGACTGGTCGCGATCGACCTCCTCCCGGGTCCGAGCGAGGTCGCGGTCGTAGCCGACGAAGGGGCGCGGGCGGAGTTCGTGGCCGCCGATCTCTTAGCGCAGGCCGAACACGGCAGCTCCAGCCGGATTCTTCTTCTCACCCCAAGCGCAAAGATGTTGGAAATGGTATTGTCCCGCATCGAGGAAGAGATCGAGACGCTGCCTCGACGAAGCATGGTGGAATCGGTCCTGCGCGACAACGCGCTCTTCGTCCTGACCCGTTCCCTGGAAGAGGCCCTTGACCTCGTCGGAGAGTTCGCACCGGAGCACCTGAGCCTGGCCGTCCGCCATCCCCGATCCGCGGCCAAGCGAGTCCGCCACTGCGGCGCGATCTACTTGGGAGACTACTCAGCGGTAGCCGCCGGAGATTTTTTGGCCGGCCCGAGCCATACTCTGCCCACCGGCGGATCCGCCCGTGCCTTCGACGGGCTCCGGATGGACCACTTCTTCCACCGTACCAGCCTCGTCGAATACACGCGCTCGGCGATCGCCCGCGTCGAGCCGAAGATCGCTCTGTTTGCGGAAATCGAAGGGCTCGCGGCGCATGGAAGGTCGGCCTCGGTCCGTGTCGCCGGAAGGGGCCGGCACAAAGAAAACGGGCCTTTCTTGCGGGGGCGGCCACCTTCGGCTAAGGTGAGATGA
- a CDS encoding protein arginine kinase — MKSQIQALLQLPCEWLHAGEQGSRIVLSSRIRLARNLSRFPFPGWARRAEREKVLALALPAAVGLTGMKEAVLCDSMDHFTPVEKQVLVEEHLISREHAGRNAGSGVVVNRARTISLMINEEDHFRIQAFKGGLQLKAAWRIADKADTELDEKLEFAFSPKLGYLTACPTNVGTGLRASAMMHLPGLVLSEQIGQIIKAVNRIGLAVRGLYGEGTEALGNLFQISNQMTLGESEEEILERMHKVIAQVVQHEENARQKLMEERPRLVIDQVSRAYGILGNAYTISSKEALNLLSLLRLGIDMGLFPDRCRAVVDEECLIQTQPAHLQLSQEKKLSTGERDALRADFLRARLRDVPPPETGQLSTPLHS, encoded by the coding sequence TTGAAGAGTCAGATTCAGGCGCTTTTGCAGCTTCCTTGCGAGTGGCTCCATGCCGGAGAGCAGGGCAGCCGCATCGTTCTCTCGAGCCGCATCCGGCTCGCTCGAAATCTCAGCCGTTTCCCCTTCCCCGGTTGGGCCAGAAGAGCCGAACGGGAGAAGGTCCTGGCCTTGGCTCTGCCCGCGGCGGTGGGATTGACCGGAATGAAGGAGGCTGTTCTTTGCGACTCGATGGATCACTTCACCCCGGTGGAAAAACAGGTCCTGGTGGAAGAGCATCTGATCAGCCGGGAGCATGCGGGCCGCAACGCCGGCAGCGGGGTCGTGGTCAACCGCGCTCGAACGATCAGCTTGATGATCAATGAGGAAGATCATTTTCGCATTCAAGCCTTCAAAGGGGGACTCCAGTTGAAGGCCGCCTGGCGAATCGCGGACAAAGCCGACACGGAGCTCGACGAGAAGCTCGAGTTCGCCTTTTCCCCCAAGCTGGGCTACCTCACCGCCTGTCCGACCAACGTCGGCACGGGATTGCGGGCGTCGGCGATGATGCATCTCCCCGGGCTCGTCCTTAGCGAGCAGATCGGCCAGATCATAAAGGCGGTCAACCGGATCGGCCTCGCCGTGCGGGGTCTCTACGGGGAGGGGACCGAGGCGTTGGGAAATCTCTTCCAGATTTCGAATCAGATGACGCTTGGAGAAAGCGAGGAGGAGATCCTCGAGCGGATGCATAAGGTGATCGCACAGGTGGTCCAGCACGAGGAGAATGCCCGGCAGAAGCTGATGGAGGAGCGGCCGAGGCTCGTCATCGACCAGGTCAGCCGCGCCTACGGAATCCTTGGCAATGCGTACACGATTTCTTCCAAGGAAGCCCTCAATCTCCTTTCCTTGCTGCGTTTGGGCATCGATATGGGACTCTTCCCCGATCGCTGCCGGGCGGTCGTCGATGAGGAATGCCTGATCCAGACGCAGCCAGCGCATTTGCAACTTTCCCAAGAAAAAAAGCTGTCCACGGGGGAGCGGGACGCGTTGCGTGCGGACTTTCTCCGAGCGCGCCTTCGGGACGTGCCCCCTCCGGAAACTGGACAACTCTCCACGCCGTTGCATAGTTAA
- a CDS encoding ATP-dependent Clp protease ATP-binding subunit — protein MTNFTPRAQQVLALARKEAERFNHNYVGTEHLLLGLIKLSQGVAVNVLQKLGIELETVRTELEKQMTTEVEGKPTTPIPYTPRVKKVLALAQKEAKGLNHSYVGTEHILLGLLREGEGVAARVLKNLEIDLERVRNEILKELDPNFSASEGNEEEASEPAFAGGTETGTKKEVKTPALKAFGRDLTELARRHELDPVIGRKNEIERVMQILCRRTKNNPVLIGEAGVGKTAIVEGLAQEIAADNVPEMLRDKRVITLDLALMVAGTKYRGQFEERIKAVMEEIRRSKNVILFIDELHTIVGAGSAEGAMDASNIIKPALSRGELQCIGATTLAEYRKYIEKDAALERRFQTVLVEAPSREETVQILHGLKAKYEAHHKARFTDAAIEAAVELSERYLTGRFLPDKAIDVMDEAGARARIAATMRPPNVKELEAELAAVRSQKDECIKLQDFEKAAALRDKERESKERLERVLAEWRQNRDEKEIVITEDDMMQVVAKSTGIPISRITERDQDRFLRIAEELKARVIGQDEAIDALARALQRSRADLKDPKRPIGSFIFLGPTGVGKTMLAKTLAEHVFGSADALIQLDMSEYMEKFNVSRLVGAPPGYVGYEEGGQLSEKVRRRPYSVVLFDEIEKAHPDVWNLLLQILEDGILTDSLGRKIDFRNTIIIMTSNVGVESGLKHGVLGFTAKRDEAGYGQMKDRMIDSAKRTFKPEFLNRVDELVVFRPLNREDMVKIVALEVEKVTSRLKSRKLALKLTPAATDFLIEKGYDPTYGARPLRRAVEKYVEHPLAEEILRGRFVGAKTVAVDLREGALIFTPEGAENEPSETSPATTA, from the coding sequence ATGACAAACTTTACTCCGCGAGCACAGCAGGTGTTGGCATTGGCCAGAAAGGAAGCGGAGCGCTTCAACCACAACTACGTGGGAACCGAACACCTGCTGCTGGGATTGATCAAACTGTCCCAAGGAGTGGCCGTTAATGTGCTCCAGAAGCTCGGCATCGAGCTGGAAACGGTGCGTACCGAGCTCGAGAAGCAGATGACCACGGAAGTCGAGGGCAAGCCCACAACTCCTATCCCCTACACACCGCGGGTCAAGAAGGTGCTCGCGCTCGCGCAGAAGGAAGCTAAGGGACTCAACCACAGCTACGTCGGAACCGAGCATATTCTTCTCGGCCTTCTGCGGGAGGGGGAAGGGGTTGCCGCGCGGGTTCTCAAGAATCTGGAGATCGATCTCGAGCGGGTTCGCAACGAGATTCTGAAGGAGCTCGACCCGAATTTCTCCGCCTCGGAGGGCAACGAAGAGGAAGCGTCCGAGCCCGCATTTGCCGGCGGAACCGAGACGGGGACGAAGAAGGAGGTCAAGACACCGGCGCTCAAGGCCTTCGGGCGGGACCTGACCGAGCTGGCGCGCCGTCATGAGCTGGATCCCGTCATCGGCCGGAAGAACGAAATCGAGCGGGTCATGCAGATTCTCTGCCGCCGAACGAAAAACAATCCTGTGCTCATCGGAGAGGCGGGCGTCGGTAAGACGGCGATCGTGGAAGGATTGGCACAGGAGATCGCGGCCGACAACGTTCCGGAGATGCTGCGGGATAAGAGGGTCATCACCCTGGATCTGGCCCTTATGGTGGCCGGGACCAAATACCGCGGGCAGTTCGAGGAGCGAATCAAGGCCGTGATGGAGGAGATTCGCCGCAGCAAGAACGTCATTCTCTTCATCGACGAGCTGCATACGATCGTCGGAGCTGGTTCCGCGGAAGGCGCGATGGATGCCTCGAACATCATCAAGCCGGCTCTCTCCCGAGGCGAGCTCCAGTGCATCGGAGCGACGACCTTGGCGGAGTACCGGAAGTACATCGAGAAGGATGCCGCGCTCGAGCGGCGCTTCCAGACCGTGCTTGTCGAGGCTCCCTCTCGCGAGGAGACGGTGCAGATTCTGCATGGGCTCAAGGCAAAATACGAGGCGCACCACAAAGCCCGCTTTACCGATGCAGCCATCGAAGCCGCCGTCGAGCTCTCTGAACGCTACTTGACGGGGCGATTTCTCCCGGACAAAGCGATCGACGTCATGGATGAGGCGGGAGCCCGCGCACGGATCGCCGCGACCATGAGACCTCCCAACGTGAAGGAGCTCGAAGCGGAGCTGGCGGCGGTGCGCAGCCAGAAGGATGAGTGCATCAAGCTCCAGGACTTCGAGAAGGCCGCGGCACTGCGGGACAAGGAGCGCGAGAGCAAGGAGCGACTGGAGCGCGTGCTGGCCGAATGGCGGCAGAATCGCGACGAGAAGGAGATCGTCATCACCGAGGATGACATGATGCAGGTGGTGGCAAAATCGACCGGAATTCCGATCTCCCGCATCACGGAACGGGACCAGGACCGATTCCTTCGGATCGCCGAGGAGCTCAAAGCCCGCGTCATCGGTCAGGATGAGGCGATCGACGCTTTGGCTCGCGCGCTGCAGCGATCCCGGGCCGATCTTAAGGATCCCAAGCGGCCGATCGGCTCCTTCATCTTCCTCGGACCCACGGGGGTCGGCAAGACTATGCTCGCCAAGACGTTGGCCGAGCATGTCTTCGGGAGCGCCGACGCACTCATCCAGCTCGACATGAGCGAGTATATGGAGAAGTTCAACGTCTCCCGGCTCGTGGGGGCTCCGCCGGGATATGTGGGCTACGAGGAGGGCGGACAGCTCTCCGAAAAGGTGCGGCGCCGCCCGTACAGCGTCGTCCTTTTCGACGAAATCGAAAAGGCGCATCCCGACGTCTGGAATCTTCTCCTCCAGATTTTGGAAGACGGCATCTTGACCGACAGCCTCGGCCGCAAGATCGACTTCCGGAACACCATCATCATCATGACCTCTAATGTCGGAGTCGAATCCGGTCTCAAGCATGGGGTGCTCGGCTTCACCGCCAAGCGCGACGAGGCCGGATACGGTCAGATGAAGGATCGGATGATCGACTCGGCCAAGAGGACTTTCAAGCCCGAGTTCCTCAACCGAGTGGACGAGCTGGTTGTCTTCCGCCCGCTTAACCGGGAAGACATGGTCAAGATTGTTGCTCTCGAGGTGGAGAAGGTTACTTCCCGCTTGAAGAGCCGTAAGCTGGCCCTCAAGCTCACGCCGGCGGCAACCGATTTCCTGATCGAAAAGGGCTACGATCCGACCTACGGCGCTCGGCCGCTGCGGCGCGCGGTGGAGAAATATGTCGAGCACCCGCTGGCCGAAGAAATTCTCCGCGGGCGCTTCGTGGGTGCCAAGACGGTCGCCGTCGATCTTCGCGAAGGAGCGTTGATTTTTACGCCCGAAGGTGCGGAGAACGAACCCTCCGAGACGTCCCCGGCTACCACGGCGTAG
- a CDS encoding 2-dehydropantoate 2-reductase, which yields MSEPIGSGRRRPVRIGIVGSGAVGSYYGARLARTGCDVAFLLRSDWEAVIGRGLWIEDYPKEAFRLHPVQGFRRSEEMGSCDLVIIALKATARDALRALLPPLLGPGTALLAFQNGLGNEEWLAQEFPGRPILGGIVFACLTRIAPGKVRNSAFGRIELGGYSGVTEALLREVGGLFEQAGVPCTRVENLEAARWRKLAWNIPFNGVSVAVGGYDVAEILRDAQLRLLVVGLMEEVADIAEKRGLPFPQDWIERMMAETARMGPYRPSTLLDFLAGRPIEVEAIWGEPLRRGAAVGARTPRLQTLYALLRSLGRHPAKRLARPTPW from the coding sequence ATGTCGGAGCCCATCGGAAGCGGCCGCCGTCGTCCGGTGAGGATCGGAATCGTGGGGTCAGGCGCGGTAGGCTCCTATTATGGCGCTCGGCTGGCCCGGACGGGTTGCGACGTCGCCTTTCTCCTGCGCAGTGATTGGGAGGCGGTGATCGGGCGGGGGCTTTGGATTGAGGACTATCCCAAGGAAGCTTTTCGTCTCCACCCGGTGCAGGGATTCCGCCGGAGCGAGGAGATGGGGTCGTGTGACCTTGTCATCATCGCTCTCAAGGCGACCGCGCGGGATGCGCTGCGGGCCCTCCTGCCCCCGCTTCTCGGCCCGGGGACAGCCCTGCTGGCTTTTCAGAACGGTTTAGGAAACGAGGAGTGGCTGGCACAGGAGTTCCCCGGCCGTCCGATTCTGGGCGGAATCGTCTTCGCCTGCCTGACAAGGATAGCGCCCGGAAAGGTCAGAAACAGCGCCTTCGGCAGGATCGAGTTGGGGGGGTACTCTGGGGTGACCGAAGCACTCCTGCGGGAGGTTGGTGGACTTTTTGAACAGGCTGGCGTCCCCTGTACGCGTGTCGAGAACCTCGAGGCCGCCCGTTGGCGCAAGCTTGCGTGGAACATCCCGTTCAATGGCGTCTCGGTGGCCGTCGGAGGATATGACGTCGCAGAGATCCTGCGCGATGCGCAATTGCGTCTCCTCGTAGTCGGCCTTATGGAAGAGGTCGCGGATATTGCCGAAAAACGCGGACTTCCGTTTCCGCAAGATTGGATAGAGCGGATGATGGCCGAAACCGCTCGGATGGGACCGTACCGGCCCTCGACACTCCTCGACTTTCTCGCCGGCCGGCCGATCGAAGTGGAGGCGATCTGGGGGGAGCCCCTGCGCCGGGGGGCCGCTGTTGGTGCGCGTACCCCCCGATTGCAGACGCTCTACGCGCTCCTCCGTTCCCTAGGCCGTCATCCGGCGAAGAGACTCGCCCGCCCTACGCCGTGGTAG